In Nicotiana tabacum cultivar K326 chromosome 17, ASM71507v2, whole genome shotgun sequence, one DNA window encodes the following:
- the LOC107811624 gene encoding uncharacterized protein LOC107811624 — translation MELLYLLCSLLSTSITCFFLSLLLPFRLLLRHFGIRFDAGADSVSLYEGTVWHERRRPVHHSFRYPVRYALIDLDHAPNNPPDHLSAHEARSISATNGPVLLLTIPPSVGYVQNPLSLYYCYDIEGSSQSLAKCIAEVTNTPWGERVSFLFNPNSDVVAKALHVSPFMDMLGNWTMKTNTPGNNLFVTISVNHPKHGDYFSASLMAKRVSSSTHTDIALFFWLMPHKVALWIYWQALKLWWKGVPFLQHPRYYNPRYRGEAILFDEKLQCCPAFVCETQNNQQAEEHCSSPAAHSTSEHHCFTWRDAKWPWC, via the exons ATGGAACTACTCTATCTTCTCTGCTCCCTACTTTcaacttccatcacttgtttcTTCCTCTCCCTTCTCCTCCCTTTCCGCCTTCTCCTCCGCCACTTTGGCATCCGTTTTGACGCTGGAGCAGACTCTGTTTCTCTCTACGAAGGCACTGTCTGGCACGAACGCCGTCGTCCCGTTCACCATTCCTTCCGGTACCCGGTGCGCTACGCACTCATTGACCTTGACCATGCGCCTAATAATCCACCTGACCACCTCTCAGCTCACGAAGCTCGCTCCATTTCTGCCACCAACGGCCCCGT TCTCTTGTTGACAATACCACCTAGTGTGGGATATGTGCAAAACCCGTTGAGTTTGTACTATTGCTATGATATTGAAGGCTCCTCGCAGAGTTTGGCGAAATGCATTGCTGAG GTGACTAACACCCCATGGGGTGAAAGagtatcatttttgttcaatccAAACTCAGATGTAGTTGCCAAAGCCCTTCACGTTAGTCCCTTCATG GATATGCTGGGTAACTGGACCATGAAAACAAATACCCCTGGCAATAATCTGTTTGTTACAATTTCAGTAAATCACCCGAAACATGGTGACTATTTCTCAGCTTCATTGATGGCCAAAAGAGTATCTTCCTCCACACATACTGATATTGCTTTATTCTTCTGGCTAATGCCTCACAAGGTTGCACTATGGATATATTGGCAG GCTCTCAAGCTTTGGTGGAAGGGTGTTCCTTTCTTGCAACATCCAAGGTATTACAACCCTAGATACAGAGGAGAAGCCATACTATTTGATGAAAAGCTTCAATGCTGTCCAGCATTTGTATGTGAGACACAAAACAATCAACAGGCTGAAGAGCACTGTTCCAGTCCTGCAGCTCACTCAACTTCAGAACATCATTGCTTCACTTGGAGGGATGCAAAATGGCCCTGGTGCTAA